One genomic window of Vibrio parahaemolyticus includes the following:
- the accD gene encoding acetyl-CoA carboxylase, carboxyltransferase subunit beta, with amino-acid sequence MSWLEKILEKSNLVSSRKASIPEGVWTKCTSCEQVLYHAELERNLEVCPKCNHHMRMKARRRLETFLDEGNRVELGTELEPQDKLKFKDSKRYKERISAAQKSSGEKDALIVMQGELLGMPLVACAFEFSFMGGSMGSVVGARFVKAVEAAIENNCALVCFSASGGARMQEALMSLMQMAKTSAALERLSEKGLPFVSVLTDPTMGGVSASLAMLGDINIGEPKALIGFAGRRVIEQTVREDLPEGFQRSEFLLEHGAIDMIVDRREMRQRVGGLIAKMTNHKSPLVISVNESPNEEPYSVPEVDEKG; translated from the coding sequence ATGAGTTGGCTTGAAAAGATTTTAGAGAAAAGTAACCTAGTTAGTTCACGTAAAGCTTCTATCCCAGAAGGTGTGTGGACGAAATGTACCTCTTGTGAGCAGGTTCTTTACCATGCTGAACTTGAGCGTAACCTAGAAGTTTGTCCTAAGTGTAACCATCACATGCGTATGAAAGCGCGTCGTCGTTTGGAAACATTCTTGGACGAAGGTAACCGTGTTGAGCTAGGCACTGAGCTTGAGCCTCAAGACAAACTGAAGTTTAAAGATTCTAAGCGATACAAAGAACGTATCTCTGCAGCACAAAAGAGCAGTGGCGAGAAAGATGCGCTGATCGTTATGCAAGGTGAGCTATTAGGCATGCCTCTAGTAGCGTGTGCGTTTGAATTCTCTTTCATGGGCGGTTCAATGGGCTCTGTGGTTGGTGCTCGCTTTGTTAAAGCAGTAGAAGCAGCAATCGAGAACAACTGCGCGCTTGTATGTTTCTCTGCAAGTGGCGGCGCTCGCATGCAAGAGGCGCTGATGTCTCTAATGCAAATGGCGAAAACCAGTGCGGCACTTGAGCGTCTGTCAGAAAAAGGCCTGCCATTTGTTTCGGTTCTTACTGACCCAACCATGGGCGGTGTATCGGCAAGTTTGGCGATGCTGGGCGACATCAACATTGGTGAGCCTAAAGCGTTGATCGGATTTGCAGGTCGTCGTGTAATCGAGCAAACGGTACGTGAAGATCTTCCTGAAGGTTTCCAACGTAGCGAGTTCCTGCTTGAGCACGGTGCGATTGATATGATCGTTGACCGTCGTGAAATGCGTCAACGTGTGGGTGGTCTTATCGCTAAGATGACTAACCACAAGTCTCCATTGGTGATTTCGGTTAACGAATCTCCAAATGAAGAACCATATTCTGTACCAGAAGTGGACGAAAAAGGGTAA
- the truA gene encoding tRNA pseudouridine(38-40) synthase TruA, whose product MRIALGIEYNGTNYFGWQRQREVKSVQEELEKALSIVANHPVEVQCAGRTDAGVHGTGQVVHFDTNVNRKMVAWTMGANANMPSDIAVRWAKEVPDDFHARFSATARRYRYIIFNHALRPGILNSGVSHYHGELDEKKMHEAGQYLLGENDFSSFRAAHCQSLSPCRNLMHLNVTRHGDYVVIDIKANAFVHHMVRNITGSLIKVGRGEEKPEWIKWLLEAKDRKLAGATAKAEGLYLVDVDYPEEFELPCVPIGPLFLPDNLN is encoded by the coding sequence ATGAGAATCGCATTAGGTATCGAATACAACGGTACAAATTATTTTGGTTGGCAACGCCAAAGAGAAGTGAAAAGTGTTCAAGAAGAACTAGAGAAAGCGTTGTCCATCGTTGCGAACCACCCTGTCGAAGTGCAGTGTGCAGGTCGTACTGATGCGGGTGTACATGGTACGGGACAAGTTGTTCACTTTGATACCAACGTTAATCGAAAAATGGTGGCTTGGACGATGGGCGCAAATGCGAACATGCCAAGTGACATCGCTGTTCGCTGGGCAAAAGAAGTTCCTGATGACTTCCACGCGCGATTCTCGGCAACAGCGCGTCGTTACCGCTACATCATTTTTAATCACGCATTGCGCCCAGGCATTTTGAACTCGGGTGTGAGCCATTATCACGGCGAGCTAGATGAAAAAAAAATGCATGAAGCCGGGCAATATTTGTTAGGTGAAAATGACTTTTCATCATTCCGTGCAGCGCATTGTCAGTCGTTGAGTCCGTGCCGTAATTTGATGCACCTAAACGTCACTCGTCATGGTGATTATGTTGTTATCGACATTAAAGCGAACGCGTTCGTTCACCACATGGTTCGAAACATCACAGGTAGCCTGATTAAAGTCGGTCGTGGTGAAGAAAAACCAGAGTGGATCAAGTGGTTGCTTGAGGCAAAAGATCGCAAACTTGCAGGTGCAACAGCGAAGGCTGAAGGTTTGTACTTAGTCGATGTCGATTATCCAGAAGAATTTGAATTGCCTTGCGTGCCGATCGGTCCGCTGTTTTTGCCAGATAATTTGAACTAA
- a CDS encoding FimV/HubP family polar landmark protein: MRQNYKRLLAALVLMSATQTSSVVQAEGIRLVGPSGEVQSSPSYAEEIERALPTPPENTQPSRFFGPTGENQTLWSIASELRPSRNVSVQQTLLAIYRINPQAFDNQNIHELIPGSRLRVPSLEQVRSATTEQAVAIMKAHELRLKQPKPEKPAPVKQIEVKPKPVAEPTAPKTPVVTPPKPEPVKPVETTANVPPVSTSPQGEKQVSDLKDKLQGSQSELESLEEKNHRLRLMLSQVQSEVETLKSELNDEERIRSEVEKLLAEERQRVAEQQRMQPSTMDKILSNGWLVGLAALIPGALLALLVVMLLGRRSKSKEEEAAQQQTQDIDPLAAPIGLAAADQLDDELSLDDDLFGDDDSEPLLEQDEKAELEEDVFANLDDEELDFNLEGDDGEDPFAGIGDDGDLDVGFDEFDSSTSGIQVNGDEKALGLEEMERALDEVTPELEVLDEDETGFDLSDDDNAISDDEFAKLLADDEPSEDLSSGSVDQAMLDDLFAELGDDDLDLDVEDTKPEPQVSDEDFSAGEASDDDIDKLLAQYDQPAEETSSELDPLEELESLAGLTDDTDIDENSTELLDELIDFDEDETEEEFDPLNELEALSDFEAEEAIEELDENSVELLDELLQDDDEKPVLEDESTTELDPFDDLIREDEAVTADESQLDDDLVADFGFEEIEPQTEQNKALEPEEEKPLTAQVEEDASELEFESGLDIDALLSEAQQQPVAPEPTESLQEESVPFNSNDFLGDLEEMSPEHDPLMTELDELFESDNIVLEETEQESADFAAELDALLEGKDGFAEELENSSVKENLMPSAEELPSENGEYQLREEQTEPEITSKEEEPAFTPTPNTVENEFGVPQEEDWLLDDVEPEAENKLEQEPVAATSTDVDEDEFNFDELELPEFDEEDALASMADELDLPESEREAAAPAAEAEEEFNFDELELPEFDEDDALASMAGEPELPEAEVQTAEPTADAEEEFNFDELELPEFDEEDALASMTAEPELPEAEVQTAEPTAEAEEEFNFDELELPEFDEEDALASMADEPKLPESEIQAAAPTVDAEEDFNFDKLELPEFDEEDALASMAAEPELPESEVQAAAPTADAEEEFNFDELELPEFDEEDALASMADEPELPESEREAAAPAAEAEEEFNFDDTELPEFSEEDAIAAMAEASPSSESEVAPKPILQADNDHDALFEVFAQNSFDKEVEQPTVIESPSELDDFDESTMANLLADEPSAEAFDGKLDSDTIASAGMDFETMLDVGDDWDGFKPASDMAEPSVMEEVPEDQQEVWSSSEALTQPEIAQENWAEQEDLDDFDPKKNQFMTIDELMAQVDKEGGEFEEQELMLDVGLNEFPDVIGDIGDVDVDTNAEAAGKLDLAKIYLEMNDPQGAIKLLEEAIVYGEDDIRREAKNLIDTINGR, from the coding sequence ATGCGTCAAAATTATAAGCGTTTGTTAGCAGCCCTTGTGTTGATGAGCGCGACTCAGACATCGTCAGTGGTTCAAGCCGAAGGAATTCGTCTCGTTGGGCCGTCTGGTGAAGTGCAATCATCTCCGAGCTATGCTGAAGAGATCGAACGAGCATTACCTACTCCACCTGAGAATACTCAGCCTTCGCGCTTTTTCGGCCCTACAGGTGAAAACCAAACACTGTGGTCGATTGCTTCTGAGCTAAGACCGTCACGTAATGTCTCGGTACAACAAACGCTTCTCGCCATTTATCGAATCAACCCTCAAGCGTTTGACAATCAAAACATCCACGAGCTGATCCCAGGCAGCCGTCTTCGTGTTCCTTCATTAGAGCAAGTTCGCAGTGCGACGACTGAGCAAGCTGTTGCCATTATGAAGGCGCATGAGTTACGACTAAAACAACCTAAGCCAGAAAAGCCAGCTCCAGTTAAACAGATAGAGGTTAAACCTAAACCTGTTGCAGAGCCTACTGCGCCAAAAACGCCAGTTGTTACTCCACCAAAACCTGAACCAGTTAAACCTGTTGAAACGACAGCAAACGTGCCACCAGTTTCGACGTCACCACAAGGTGAAAAGCAGGTTAGTGATCTAAAAGACAAGCTGCAGGGCTCGCAAAGTGAGCTTGAATCACTAGAAGAGAAAAACCATCGTCTGCGCCTCATGTTGTCTCAAGTTCAGAGCGAAGTTGAAACACTCAAAAGCGAGCTTAACGACGAAGAGCGCATTCGTTCGGAAGTGGAAAAGCTGTTGGCAGAAGAGCGCCAACGTGTTGCTGAGCAGCAACGCATGCAGCCAAGTACGATGGATAAGATTCTATCCAATGGTTGGCTAGTCGGACTTGCAGCTCTGATTCCCGGGGCACTGCTAGCGTTGTTGGTTGTCATGCTACTTGGTCGTCGCTCGAAATCGAAAGAAGAGGAAGCAGCGCAGCAGCAGACACAAGATATCGATCCGCTTGCGGCTCCAATTGGTTTAGCCGCAGCTGACCAACTTGATGATGAGCTCAGCCTAGACGATGACTTGTTTGGTGATGATGACTCTGAACCGCTATTAGAGCAGGATGAGAAAGCTGAGCTTGAAGAAGATGTCTTCGCAAACCTAGATGACGAAGAACTAGACTTCAACTTAGAAGGCGATGACGGCGAAGATCCATTTGCCGGTATCGGCGATGATGGTGATTTAGACGTTGGATTTGACGAGTTTGATTCTTCAACGAGCGGCATTCAAGTCAATGGCGACGAGAAAGCGCTGGGTCTTGAAGAGATGGAACGTGCGCTTGATGAAGTGACGCCAGAACTAGAAGTGCTCGACGAAGACGAAACAGGCTTCGACTTGTCCGACGACGATAACGCTATTTCTGATGATGAATTTGCCAAACTTCTTGCTGATGATGAACCATCGGAAGACCTTTCAAGTGGCAGCGTTGATCAAGCGATGTTGGACGACTTATTCGCAGAACTTGGCGACGATGATTTAGATCTTGACGTTGAAGATACCAAGCCAGAGCCGCAAGTCTCAGACGAGGATTTCTCGGCAGGAGAGGCGTCGGATGACGATATTGATAAGCTATTAGCTCAATACGATCAACCAGCAGAAGAAACATCAAGTGAGCTTGACCCACTTGAGGAACTCGAAAGTCTGGCGGGTTTGACTGATGACACCGATATCGATGAAAACAGCACTGAGCTACTCGACGAATTGATCGATTTCGATGAAGACGAAACCGAGGAAGAGTTCGATCCGCTCAACGAATTGGAAGCGCTATCTGATTTTGAGGCTGAAGAAGCAATTGAGGAACTCGACGAAAACAGCGTTGAATTACTCGATGAGTTACTGCAAGACGACGATGAAAAGCCCGTTTTAGAAGACGAGAGCACGACCGAGCTCGACCCATTCGATGATTTGATTCGTGAGGATGAGGCAGTCACTGCTGATGAGAGTCAGTTAGACGATGACTTGGTGGCTGATTTTGGTTTTGAAGAGATCGAGCCTCAAACGGAACAAAATAAAGCGCTTGAGCCAGAGGAAGAAAAGCCGCTAACCGCGCAGGTTGAAGAAGACGCCTCAGAGTTAGAATTTGAATCTGGCTTAGATATCGACGCTCTGCTGAGTGAGGCGCAGCAACAACCTGTAGCTCCAGAACCAACGGAATCATTACAAGAAGAAAGCGTCCCGTTTAATAGCAATGACTTCTTAGGTGATCTTGAGGAAATGTCACCAGAGCATGATCCTCTGATGACTGAGCTGGATGAACTGTTTGAATCTGATAACATCGTTCTTGAAGAAACTGAGCAAGAAAGTGCAGACTTTGCCGCCGAGCTAGATGCACTTCTGGAAGGCAAAGACGGTTTTGCTGAAGAGTTAGAAAACTCATCTGTCAAAGAGAATTTGATGCCATCGGCTGAAGAGCTGCCCTCTGAAAATGGTGAGTATCAACTTCGCGAGGAACAGACTGAACCAGAAATTACCAGTAAAGAGGAAGAACCTGCATTCACGCCAACGCCGAATACTGTTGAGAATGAATTTGGCGTTCCTCAAGAAGAAGACTGGTTGCTAGACGACGTTGAGCCTGAAGCTGAAAACAAACTTGAACAAGAACCTGTCGCGGCAACGTCCACTGACGTTGATGAAGACGAGTTCAACTTCGACGAACTGGAACTGCCAGAGTTTGATGAAGAAGATGCATTAGCATCTATGGCCGATGAACTTGATCTACCAGAATCTGAACGTGAAGCGGCAGCACCAGCGGCCGAAGCGGAAGAAGAATTCAACTTCGACGAACTGGAACTGCCAGAGTTTGACGAAGACGATGCATTAGCTTCAATGGCCGGTGAGCCTGAGCTACCAGAAGCTGAAGTTCAAACTGCAGAGCCGACCGCTGACGCGGAAGAAGAATTCAACTTCGACGAGCTGGAACTGCCAGAGTTTGATGAAGAAGATGCATTGGCATCCATGACGGCTGAACCTGAGCTACCAGAAGCTGAAGTTCAAACTGCAGAGCCGACCGCCGAAGCGGAAGAAGAGTTCAACTTCGACGAACTGGAACTGCCAGAGTTTGATGAAGAAGATGCATTGGCATCTATGGCCGATGAGCCGAAGTTGCCAGAATCTGAAATTCAAGCCGCAGCGCCAACCGTTGACGCGGAAGAAGATTTCAACTTCGACAAACTGGAACTGCCAGAGTTCGACGAAGAAGATGCATTGGCATCCATGGCTGCCGAGCCTGAGCTACCAGAATCTGAAGTTCAAGCCGCAGCACCAACGGCCGACGCGGAAGAAGAATTCAACTTCGACGAACTGGAACTGCCAGAGTTCGACGAAGAAGATGCATTAGCATCTATGGCTGATGAACCTGAGCTACCAGAATCTGAACGTGAAGCGGCAGCACCAGCAGCCGAAGCGGAAGAAGAGTTCAACTTCGATGATACTGAACTGCCAGAGTTCAGTGAAGAAGATGCTATAGCGGCTATGGCTGAAGCATCACCTTCATCTGAATCAGAAGTTGCGCCTAAGCCAATTCTCCAGGCAGATAATGACCATGATGCGCTTTTTGAAGTCTTCGCTCAAAACAGTTTTGATAAAGAGGTAGAGCAGCCAACTGTTATTGAATCTCCATCTGAGTTAGACGATTTTGATGAATCAACGATGGCTAACTTGCTTGCAGATGAGCCAAGTGCTGAAGCGTTTGATGGCAAGCTCGACAGCGACACCATTGCAAGTGCAGGCATGGATTTCGAAACCATGTTGGATGTCGGTGATGACTGGGATGGTTTTAAGCCAGCATCAGACATGGCTGAACCATCGGTTATGGAAGAAGTCCCTGAAGACCAGCAAGAAGTGTGGAGTTCGAGCGAAGCGCTGACTCAACCTGAAATCGCGCAAGAGAACTGGGCCGAGCAGGAAGATCTTGATGACTTTGACCCTAAGAAAAATCAGTTTATGACTATTGATGAACTGATGGCTCAAGTGGACAAAGAAGGTGGTGAGTTTGAAGAGCAAGAACTGATGCTCGATGTCGGTTTGAATGAGTTCCCTGATGTGATTGGTGATATCGGTGACGTTGATGTAGATACCAATGCAGAAGCAGCAGGTAAGTTGGACCTTGCTAAAATCTATCTTGAAATGAACGATCCTCAAGGTGCGATCAAACTGTTAGAAGAGGCGATAGTTTACGGTGAAGATGACATTCGCCGAGAAGCGAAAAACCTCATCGATACCATAAACGGTCGATAA